In Citrus sinensis cultivar Valencia sweet orange chromosome 3, DVS_A1.0, whole genome shotgun sequence, the sequence CCtcaagttattattattattattattattttgtagttTCGAATATGCattacattttattaaaagaatattgaCACCATTACACGTTtggttgataaatttaaatgcttttaattttttaatttaaaaatatcaaatttatatGATAACAACTGTTAGacccaaattgaaaaattatataatactgtaattaaaaattaaggctTAAGGCATTAATACTGTGATGAATAAAACTAAAACGAACaagtgtaaaaataatttaaaacatgtaaatcaacatcaaactttaattaattaaaaatagtgtattcatttaatttaattaaataaaaatactcatcaattgaaaataattggaataaattttattgaattagtttaaccataaattttatattcattctAGGACattcataacattttttttattttttatcatagtatttgtttactacatagattaattaagtaaaattatttttcttgatgtggattaaggcaaaataaaatttaaaaaatatattgttatacTACTAGATATGTATGatatatcaaaaaaattagatctaatttttaattttgtacatGCTCAatgtagttttaaaatttactttttacttGTACTTAAAGATCATTTgccttttaattaaaaaaaaaaaagagatcaTTTGCCTTTGCTACTCCAAGAGGTTTTAAAGGATGCAAAATCATTTTATCTTACAAATAGCTGGCTTTGAGAGACacgaaataaataatttttcaaaatttgattttaagaatAAGTTTGTCCTTAATAAACTTTCAAATATATCATGACATGtattatataaacaaaaaaaaaatatcatcattcaatttagaaacaaaatcaataaatatataaggtaatcattataacaataaatttttattttacgtttgtaagttttaatttttctttataactcttatattaatttacttgttttatcttactttacaagtcttatgtttCAATTACATAattcatgttttattttacacttaatgttgatttataagttttatgttacatgtttaaagtttttattttgtttactgatagtacatcaatttattatcttatgttaatttacttattttacctttcatttactagtttttacattctatttatataatttatgttttattttacacctaatattgattttataaatttaatgttatatttgtaagtttttgttttgtttactaaAATTACACCAATTTAACActcctatgttaatttacttattttatcttcCATTTACAAGTGTTAcgttttatttacttaatttttgttttattttacacttattgttgatttatagttttatgttatatatgtaagtttttgttttgtttatcaataatacattaatttatcactcatttattaatttggcTTTATTTTATCATGCCCCTCGGGCACTATACCCTCTTTATTCTTCTTGTAGTAAAGCCATTGTTGGATGAAAAGTAGCAATATGGTGCAGCTGTGAAGTGGCTATATGGCGCATGAAACAAACCAGGAATGCAGGTCGTTAGATAGGAAGGGTTAACAACACAATTATTCTATTTaaggaaacaagaaaatattggtgtatataacaataaattagTTAGCTCAAACAAATATTTGTAGAAGCAAGTAGTTAGTGAGGGACAATATGATGTacattatttacaattttaccaTTGTAATTGGCATATTATATAGGCGACTGTGGTAGAATATTATCGAATGACTAAAAATGAcgttaatgaaaataaaaataatctaacATTGAAAGGATAGGAAATTGATGTATGAATTTAGGAGTGTTCAGATTGCAGTCCACTATACTGAATCCACCTGTTCCATATAAATTCGAGCAAAaagattagaaaaaaaaagaactcaaaCCATTGCACACAATGGTGTTGATGCCTTTTTCTGAGGGCTTCTCCATAGATCAAGACTTCCATCAAGGTTAGAAGGAGCCCCCAATCCAACCATAAGAAAAACCGTCGTCGATTACTCataaaaaattgacaaaaataaactaTAACAGCCGTAAGTGTTGCCACTTCCGTTCATCATATTTTGCCACTATCAATCAACTCTTCTCCACAAGCATAACCTTTTTAACTATTTACCACCGTTGATTGATGCATCGATCGCTGCATCAAGATCACTCTACCATTGCGGTCAAAAGCAATTTCAGCCGTAGTTTACAGCACCCTAAGACCAATAATGAAGGTGCAAGGAATTAGGGTCGTTGCCCAGCTTTTTATTACTATTCATTCCCAAAATCGCAGCCGTTCAATTAGACTGATTATAATCTAATGACATGTTAGCAAATcgacaaataaaaaaggtaCGGTGCTCCTAAGACACAGAAGTTGGAcctaattaatttacttattttattttatatttacaagtattatgttttattcatgtaatttataatttgttttatatttaacgatgattaataaattttatattttatttatataattcatatttaattatgacaTTGACGTCGCGATGACCCTAGAAAATTATGATGGTAAAAATATTTGGTCCCTTTCCGGGCAATTTCCAAGAGCTCACTAATGCTCCCACTAGCTCCGCAATAATTTCCACGACTATTAAAGCGGAAGGGGAAAGTCTTTGCCCCTCGCTTGACCCACCCCCACGGCTAAAGAAAGAGACTGTTCTAAACCGGCACTTGGACCGAAGCCAGAAAAGCCCAGCCCGGTGTGATCGTTACGTTAACGCGCAATGAACGTGCGTGACGTGGGGCCTCTCTTAGAACATTAACGCTTGGGTATTACTGTATTAGGTTGCAAGTGTGGCTCCACAGAAAATCTAGTCGCAAGCACGAGAATACTGAAATCTCAACTTTACCCTCTACTACAGACAAAATGATAGATATTTTATGACTGGCATGAGTGTAGATTCATTGAAACTCCAGTGGCAAGAATGTATTGCATTTGGAGAGGCAGGTTATGTGAGCCAATAGATTTACTTGCACGGATTCTTGAAAGCCTGCCGTTGGTTTTAATACTCCGAAGTCTGTCTATAAAGAGTTTTGCTATCAAAACCTGTCATTCACCAACTCAACTTTATAAAAAATCATCGCCCTCTCTCCTTCTCTTCCCACTCACTCACATAACCCTTGCATTTCTTACACTTCACAGAAGAGAGAAAATGGATTCTGGGGGTTCAAAGAGGACTTGTTTcattgaagaagatgatgggCTGGCTTCTGTAGCTGATATGGAAGCTGGGTTTTCAGGGAATCATAGCcagaataataacaataataataactacgCTTTGTTTTCAAGGCCTCTCTCTTATGCAAGGAGCAGTCTAAAGAATCTGTCAACATCGTCACCTTCATCTGTTTGTTTTTCACCTAGATCTGGTGGTGCAAGGTTTTATGATGCAAGATTTGAAGAGCAGCTACCCCATTTCTTGGATGCTTGTTTTCTTTGCAAGAAGCCTCTTGGCAATAGAGACATCTACATGTACAGGTCAGGCGttgtttttaacattttcatttctGCTAATAAAGGAGTAATTTTTTTCCGCTTTAATATAAATCGTTTGGATCCCAGATCTCAATTAGCGGTTGAAGTTCAGATTTTTGACTAAGATTTATGATCAAAATGCTTTCTTAGATCCTTGAGGGGGATTATATTAGAATTTGTGCAAAGTAGAATTTAGATGGCTGGCTTTCTGATgagtgtttttttatttttccttatggTAATTTGCAGAGGGGATGTGCCGTTCTGTAGTGAAGAGTGCAGGCAAGAGAAAATGGACGAGGATGAAGCGAAGGAGAAGAAACTGAGCCTCTCTTCAACAATGAAGGCTTTGAGGAAGAAATCAACTTCACCAACGAGAAACCAGGACTACTCTTACCGTACTAGCACTGTTGCAGCTGCTTAATCATTAGTATATTAAGTCGTTCTACAAATATTGGtatatttttgataacccatAAGAAtggataaagaaaaaaaaagttacagaAGGAAATGAAAGATATGAAGGATCTAGAAAAGAGGGCCAAGCCAAGATGAGACAATAGGAAGAAGAGTAGGAAGATGATGactcttcttttttaaattgtttcaaCTGTGTGAATATTCTGATGATATGCAAGGAGTTTGTGTGTTGCCTTGATGTAATCTCAGAGATGGCTctctgtttttcttcttttttttttggggggggtccttatttttctctttctagatttctttttattttttgttttggtttgtaGCACTACTGAAGCGTTGGTGCTCTACGCCTctaattatgaaatatataaataacaaacGCCTGTTACATAGAAAAAACGATGAAAAAGGTTGATGAATGTCAATGATAGTATCGTATGATATAGCTTTCCTTGCAGGTgtattctcaatttctttactccatttttcctttcaagATTGCTCTGTTTTGTGTAATGCTTTAATGGATCTTTCAACAGCGgtgtatttagtaaatttgacgggaaatttgttaaattcttttaatgtttttttccTTGGAATTAAGATTTTGCagcttcttctcttttttgtgAGAGAGAGACACTTTTCTGGCAGGCAGGTAGAAAGTGGAGTGTGGAGTTTGTGAAAGAGGGATTGGTGGAAAGCATGGCCTCGCGTTATAGTAGTAAGTTGTGTGATTAATTGTGCAAAACTTGAATGAGTTTGTGGGCTGTTAGATCTTTTCAAACAACTTGACGAGCATCAAATTTCTTAAAGAGCAATGACAAAcgaatcaaaatcaaagacaaaattttttgttttttagcaaattttgattttttttttttaaagacaaATGATTAAAGAAAACTATATAAATTTCGAAACGGAAAAACTTCTGTcgtatttgattatttttcatttcttaaagAATCTTGTACTTTGTTATTGAGTCTTTCGTCaatcttcattttaatttcaaaaaataccGTTTTAGCCTTTAAGTtcgaaaatgaaatttaccgTTTTAGCTGGCTGGCAAGCAAGTGGCAATACGCCTTCTGTGATCTGGGCTGTTTAATTTTGGACTTGGGCCTCTTTTAAAACAGTTGCTGTTTGGGGCCCTTGGAGAGCCCTCAAGTCAAGTCTTCAAACGCAGCCGTAGAACTAGATTGAATTTGTCTTGCATACGCCCAACGCCGATCAAAAGTGTTGGTTTGAATTGTGATTGtcctttaaataaaagaaatcaaaggaTACCCCTCCCTAAATTCTATGTTTTTgtatctttgttttttttgggggggggtgGTTGCTAGCATTTactaattatttcaaatactCGGAACTCTATTACCGCAAAGCCAAATTCAActcttttgagtttttttatttaataaaagagtgGGGCAACTCTTCTAACCCTTTTCGATCAAAAGGGTTGtggttgttattgttgttggcTTGTTGCTGGTGACATATGAGTTCATAGAAGAAAGAAACGAAGCCCCAATGATATATCTTcgaaaatagtttattttgataatgaaaCTTAGCCCACAATTTAGCTTCTGTTTTCTTGGATTGATGAAACCCCTTagttaaaatatacaaaatctaaataaaacaaaaatatagaaaGCCAGAAAGGTGAGAGTGAGAACTAAAGAGAGTTGACAGATATGCAAATAAAAGAGCTGACGTTATCTCAACCTACTGAAATACTTATTAAAtcagtttttttaataaattttgtttttactaaAATGCTCACagcttaaattatttttgtagacAACATaactaaacttttatttaaagaaaatcttgaATTCGTCTTCCTCATCTACATTCACGATGACAATTTCAAGTTTGTCTGCCTCTGAAAGATATGATAGCACCAATTAAAAAGCTTTAatatgacccaaaaaaaagaaaaaagaaaaaactaaatgTTGCAGAAGTTGCATATTGGTCTTCAAACTTAATGTAGTGAACAATAGTGGTTGAGTGCGTAAAAATTAAGAACTAAAAAACAAATCTTACCGTGTAAATATCTCTCCCAGTTGCCGATGCAAAACAAAGTTCTAATCGTATCAATTACTTCAGAGAGTCTGAGAAAGgagtaaaattaaatgtatacCATCCATGGGCGGACCCAATGAAGGCCCAGGGGGGCATCAGTCTCCCCGggccattaaattttttttaaatgtaccctaaatttttttttgaaaaaattagataaataaatttagacacattttttatatatcaaaAGACTTATAGTTCAATGGTAAGAGtattatttaatggttttaAAACCTTGGTTCAAATCCCATTAgccacattattttattttttaaaatattttgtgaaaattactttttaaaaatattttgtgaaaattactTCGAAACAATGATATTTTTacgcatttaaaaaaaaaatttaaatttataagacttaaaatgtattcaagtgaacattaaaaaaaatctaagttaaataatttttttttaaactaagccCTCCACATTTtaatttgggaaatttacactaataaccaaaaaaactttgctttttttcatcttaaccccccaaaaatatttctatcaacattagccattaAACAACATTTGAGTCCAAAATACCCCTCCCTCATCTCTTCCCCAACACTCCCTTTCtctcatctctcccaaaccgaTCCAACTCCCATCATCGGCGGCGACATCAACCCCGTCGGCGGCGGCTCCATCTCTCACCGGCATCCGATCTACGATCCAcaaccttcaacaaaacctaggttagtcatttttcttattttcattaatttaaaatgagattttagaataataatagttatagctTGAGATTGATAATGGTGGTGATGATGTTTGTGGTGGTTGGTGGTGTTTGGGAGTactgtttttgattttggagtGATTGCGCTTAAttttggggggggggagggAGGGAGGGGGGCAGGGCGCGCGCCGGCGCCCATTGCTGGGCAGCAGCGCGCGGCCTGCGGTCGCACCAAATCTGGTGCAACAGCAAGCCTCACGCACCAGATTGGTGCGAGAGGCTTGCTGTCGCACCAGCgttggtgcgacaggcgcgcctgtcgcaccaattTTTTGGTGCGACAGAGCCTGTCGCACGAGTTTTTTGGAGCGACAGGcttgcctgtcgcaccaaaaaattagagttttttttttacgagttaattttttatttctgtaaatataatgtaataattttataaatattatagatacatggcgaaatcagaatcaccGGATATTGAAGTAGGCAAGATGTATTTTCGTTATGCTGATCACTTTCCTGGTCGAATTTCGAGCATGTGTATGTTATCTTCGGTCGTAAAAGCTATcgaggaaaaattaacaaaccgGCAGTTGAGTATGTTCAAAAAGgatatatttgggcatttctTGGAGTGTCGAAGTTTTCCATTTAGTGGGGTAATTTTGCATAATCTTTTACTGCGTCAAGTGGCCCATGAAGAAGATAGCCGTGAGGATcagttatggtttcaaattggtAAGCATTTGATTCGCTTGTCAATTGTCGAATGGTGCTTGGTTACTGGACTTTCATTTGGTGTTGAtaccaatgaaaaaaatgatgaaatggagcaGAGGCTACGGAATACGTATTTTGGTGGTGTGCATCGTAAGATTAATGTGAAGCAATTTGATGCCGTATTTAAGGAGTTGAATTTCGAGGAAATAGACGATATGGACGCATTAAAGATTGcgatgttttattttgcggaCAGAGtactaaatgcaagaaaaaatcactgtcaaattaatttcgatTGGCTTGACCAAGTTGATGATATTCAGTACTTCCGAAAGCGTCCATGGGGTCTATTGTCGTGGGAAATGATTTATGAGAGTCTTGACAATGCACTGTTCGAAAAAGAcgagaaatttaagaagaCTCGGTTGAAAAATCCAGatcataatattgaaaaatacaatctttaCGGATTTACGTCTGGGGTGCAGGtgcttttttttgtttattaataagttttatagtattaaatatttgatagttgttttatttgatttttcactttggttGTTGTAGGCTTGGATTTATGAAGCAATCGGAGGGTTACCATCAACATGGGTCGTCAAAACGAAGAGTAAGATTCCCCGCATTCTGCAATGGAAGCCTATGGCGTCTTCGAGAATCAACTTTGCGGAGGTTTATTCGTTCTTCAACGACGAATCTCGTCTTGTAAGTAATATgtattacttctttttttaactttactaaatttaagttgGGTTTACttacttaaatttttcaattaaatttatggcAGACGGACGTTTTACAAACTCTTGAGCCAAATTCAAAGGAGAGTAGCAGAAAATATTGGCTCTCTGTGAAGGATTACTTGCCAAGCATTCCAGACTGGGTTCATAAGGTCGGTATACTGTAAgtacaaaaattttttttatcgaaatttttgacttttcatttagtaattttaaatgatacttTATACAGCACCAACCCTCAATCAACGCGATGCCGTCGGTTACAAGACAATCGGACGAGCATGACGATCATGACGACATACCAAACCCAATACCAGAGCAGCGTCATGACACTTTTGAGCAGCGTCATGACGCTTTTGAGCAGCGTCATGACGCTTTTGAGCAGCGTCATGACACTTTTGAGGATGAGGTGGCTGTTGACGCTGAGCAGCAGCAAACAGACAACTCTGATGACGCACGGGATTCTgaggttataaataatatacgatatttttcactttggttgttattatttttttattgttattctaaagttttatttttttcttttgtattagTCGAGGACAAAGCAGTTTAATGATTACGTACGACGACGGCTGGATAAGATTGATCGTAACGTGTATGAAATAAAGtcagaattaaaagattttaaagaaaccGTTGTTGGCTTCATCGACACATTTTCTAAACGTCCAAATAAGGATTCTCCCACTGCACGCTCGTATGCGGTAAgctaatttatattaaataattatgttcgtttaacttttaatttgataattatttaatatgttcTTTTTGGCGATTGTACAGGCCCCGGATGACTATGGAGTGTATACTGACGTGGGCAATGAAAATTTGTCTACGCCCACGTCATTGGTTAGTTTCTACGGGGATGTTAGTGGGGAGAGCGTGCAGGTGTTCACAGAGGTGCCTCCGGGCGTTAGTAAGTTCGGCCGCGCGTACATACCGTCGTATGTTTATAACAGTCCTTACATGATTCCTCCGGTCAGGCGAGGACAGAACGTCCGGAGGTTACCTCGACCCCAAATCATGGAGCATGCGATTGACATGAGTACGAGTGTGGATGTAAATCCGCTGAGAGGATTGGAGGACTCTAGTTGGTTTGCTGAGTTTGATCGATGGTTCACTGGTGATATCAGAGTCCGCCGGAACGTCCAGCACCCGCGgtcattctttcaaataattttggggATAGCTTCGATGGGATGGCTAGGCGATgaggtatttatattttcctcgTGGTGTATACTGTTGTGTATttgtgtataatttttttttaaatcgtAATATTTCTGTTTCTCTACAGCATATTCACGAGTATCTCTGCTTGATTAGCAGGAAACAACGGCAGTATCCAAATGCCTTACTCCAACGTGTCACACATACGgacacatttttttgggtaacgtGCCGACAAAACTTACAAAtactatttaatttctttaattattgcctttaagtttaattaatttatgcattTCTTGGTTATCTATGTACTAGGTGTTCTTGAATCAGTTATGGAATAACGGGAATTGTGCAGTCGATTCAATGGTATTCGACGACCGCTTGAATAGTTATCTGTGTGGGCGACAGCACACAATGTCAAAATCAATGACGGATGTCGATatggtatgtattttattacatttcacATGTtctataatgaaaatattcgaggagttgttttttctttgttgtatttcaatttcatatataacgaacatgtttttaaatttttatatgcagTTACTCATCTCTGTTAACTTGGACGGCGCGCATTGGGTACTAGCACGAGTTGACTTTCGGAAAAATAAAGTCTGGATTTATGACTCATTAGTCACATTTCGCGACGACAAAAGGTACAAGTTGAAATTCAagccacttgaagttatattccCTCGCTGGTTGGAATATGTTGGCTTCTACAATATACGACCTGAGTTGCGGAGTGAAGACCCGTGGAAAGTTATCGCAGTTAAGAGCGCGCCACAACAAGAGCCTGGAACTGGCGATTGCGGTGTTTTTGTATTGATGGTTAcgatgtatttaatgttcgGGCTTAGGTTGGAGTTTAACGCTAGTCATGTCGAGTACtttagaaagaagattgcggttgatatatttaatgacgaTATTATATTGTAGACCTATGTAGTAATTTCAATGttgaaatttacattttttttaatttccgcacttaattttatataattttaatgcctcacattttgaactttaaaataaaataaagttttatgaataataacaattttaaccaacgaaatacaaaaaacaataacagtTTTAACCAACGtaacacaaaaacaataatagttTTAACCAACGAATAACACACAAAATACAACTAACTTCGAGTCGACGCAATAGGATTCTTACATCGCTTACGATTATGGCCAAGTTCATGACACCGGCCGCATCTTACAGTTCGCCGGTCAACGTCCTCGCCAGCCGAGGGTATTCTGCGCTCTTTACGACGTCCAGGTGGCGGTGCCTCAACTGGTGGGTATACCTGCAGCTCCTGAATTTCATCTGGAACTTCCCAATCAGCCACATCACCAACTGGCTCCACTGGTTGTGCATAAGCCATCGCCAACGATTCTGTAGTGTAAAAGTCCGAGCAAAGGTTAATAAAATCCACCCGGTGTGTTAGACACGCGGCAATTGCATGAGCACACACAAGCTGATCAAGCTGAAACACTCTGCAGGAGCAAGTTCTCTTTTGCAAGTCAACCAACCCTTCCTTAAGCCCACCGCCTATAACTTGAAAGCGATGCGGAGACACCGGCCGAACTATCATTCTTTCAGCTATAGTTCTCCTCTCAGTGACTATTTCATCCGCCCATGTTGTTAGCCGAGTAGTCATGGATTCAGCcacaatttttctatcataaaaccattgctGCAAT encodes:
- the LOC127901199 gene encoding uncharacterized protein LOC127901199 yields the protein MAKSESPDIEVGKMYFRYADHFPGRISSMCMLSSVVKAIEEKLTNRQLSMFKKDIFGHFLECRSFPFSGVILHNLLLRQVAHEEDSREDQLWFQIGKHLIRLSIVEWCLVTGLSFGVDTNEKNDEMEQRLRNTYFGGVHRKINVKQFDAVFKELNFEEIDDMDALKIAMFYFADRVLNARKNHCQINFDWLDQVDDIQYFRKRPWGLLSWEMIYESLDNALFEKDEKFKKTRLKNPDHNIEKYNLYGFTSGVQAWIYEAIGGLPSTWVVKTKSKIPRILQWKPMASSRINFAEVYSFFNDESRLTDVLQTLEPNSKESSRKYWLSVKDYLPSIPDWVHKHQPSINAMPSVTRQSDEHDDHDDIPNPIPEQRHDTFEQRHDAFEQRHDAFEQRHDTFEDEVAVDAEQQQTDNSDDARDSESRTKQFNDYVRRRLDKIDRNVYEIKSELKDFKETVVGFIDTFSKRPNKDSPTARSYAAPDDYGVYTDVGNENLSTPTSLVSFYGDVSGESVQVFTEVPPGVSKFGRAYIPSYVYNSPYMIPPVRRGQNVRRLPRPQIMEHAIDMSTSVDVNPLRGLEDSSWFAEFDRWFTGDIRVRRNVQHPRSFFQIILGIASMGWLGDEHIHEYLCLISRKQRQYPNALLQRVTHTDTFFWVFLNQLWNNGNCAVDSMVFDDRLNSYLCGRQHTMSKSMTDVDMLLISVNLDGAHWVLARVDFRKNKVWIYDSLVTFRDDKRYKLKFKPLEVIFPRWLEYVGFYNIRPELRSEDPWKVIAVKSAPQQEPGTGDCGVFVLMVTMYLMFGLRLEFNASHVEYFRKKIAVDIFNDDIIL
- the LOC102616292 gene encoding FCS-Like Zinc finger 1, with product MDSGGSKRTCFIEEDDGLASVADMEAGFSGNHSQNNNNNNNYALFSRPLSYARSSLKNLSTSSPSSVCFSPRSGGARFYDARFEEQLPHFLDACFLCKKPLGNRDIYMYRGDVPFCSEECRQEKMDEDEAKEKKLSLSSTMKALRKKSTSPTRNQDYSYRTSTVAAA